One Pseudomonas sp. HOU2 genomic window carries:
- the aceE gene encoding pyruvate dehydrogenase (acetyl-transferring), homodimeric type, translated as MQDLDPVETQEWLDALESVLDKEGEDRAHYLMTRMGELATRSGSQLPYAITTPYRNTIPVTHEARMPGDLFMERRIRSLVRWNAMAMVMRTNLKDSDLGGHISSFASSATLYDIGFNYFFQAPTDEHGGDLIYFQGHTSPGVYARAFMEGRITEDQMNNFRQEVDGQGLSSYPHPWLMPDFWQFPTVSMGLGPIQAIYQARFMKYLEHRGFIQPGKQKVWCFLGDGECDEPESLGAISLAGREKLDNLIFVINCNLQRLDGPVRGNGKIIQELEGVFRGAQWNVTKVIWGRFWDPLLAKDVDGILQRRMDEVIDGEYQNYKAKDGAFVREHFFNTPELKAMVADLSDDEIWKLNRGGHDPYKVYAAYHEAVNHKEQPTVILAKTIKGYGTGAGEAKNTAHNTKKVDVDSLKLFRDRFDIPVKDEELENLPFFKPEPNSAEARYLSERRAALGGFVPQRRAQSFSVPTPDLDTLKAILDGSGDREISTTMAFVRILAQLVKDKEIGPRIVPIIPDEARTFGMEGMFRQLGIYSSVGQLYEPVDKDQVMFYKEDQKGQILEEGINEAGAMSSFIAAGTSYSSHNQPMLPFYIFYSMFGFQRIGDLAWAAGDSRTRGFLIGGTAGRTTLNGEGLQHEDGHSHLLAATIPNCRTYDPTYGYELAVIIQDGMKKMTEEQQDIFYYITVMNESYQQPAMPAGAEEGIKKGMYLLEEDTRDAAHHVQLMGSGTILREVREAAKILREEFNIGADVWSVTSFNELRRDGLAVERSNRLKPGQKPKQSYVEECLSGRKGPVIASTDYMKLFAEQIRQWVPSKEFKVLGTDGFGRSDSRKKLRHFFEVDRHFVVLAALEALADRGDIEPKVVAEAIVKFGIDPEKRNPLDC; from the coding sequence ATGCAAGACCTCGATCCCGTCGAAACCCAGGAATGGCTGGACGCCCTGGAATCGGTTCTCGACAAAGAAGGCGAAGACCGTGCTCACTATCTGATGACCCGTATGGGTGAACTGGCGACCCGCAGCGGTTCGCAGCTCCCTTACGCCATCACCACGCCTTACCGCAACACCATCCCGGTAACCCACGAAGCACGCATGCCTGGCGACCTGTTCATGGAACGCCGCATTCGCTCGCTGGTGCGCTGGAACGCGATGGCCATGGTAATGCGTACGAACCTGAAAGATTCTGACCTGGGTGGTCACATCTCCAGCTTCGCTTCCAGCGCGACCCTGTATGACATCGGCTTCAACTACTTCTTCCAGGCCCCGACCGACGAACACGGCGGCGACCTGATCTACTTCCAGGGCCACACCTCGCCAGGCGTTTACGCCCGCGCGTTCATGGAAGGCCGCATCACCGAAGACCAGATGAACAACTTCCGCCAGGAAGTCGACGGTCAGGGCCTGTCGTCCTACCCGCACCCTTGGCTGATGCCTGACTTCTGGCAGTTCCCGACTGTATCCATGGGTCTGGGTCCGATCCAGGCGATCTACCAAGCACGTTTCATGAAGTACCTGGAACACCGCGGTTTCATCCAGCCGGGCAAACAGAAAGTCTGGTGCTTCCTGGGCGACGGCGAGTGCGACGAGCCGGAATCCCTGGGCGCGATCTCCCTGGCCGGCCGCGAGAAGCTGGACAACCTGATCTTCGTCATCAACTGCAACCTGCAGCGCCTCGACGGCCCGGTTCGCGGCAACGGCAAGATCATCCAGGAACTCGAAGGCGTGTTCCGCGGTGCACAGTGGAACGTGACCAAAGTCATCTGGGGCCGTTTCTGGGACCCACTGCTGGCCAAAGACGTCGACGGCATCCTGCAACGTCGCATGGACGAAGTCATCGACGGCGAGTATCAGAACTACAAAGCCAAAGACGGCGCGTTCGTTCGTGAGCACTTCTTCAACACGCCTGAACTCAAGGCGATGGTTGCCGATCTGTCCGACGACGAGATCTGGAAACTCAACCGTGGCGGCCACGACCCGTACAAGGTCTATGCGGCGTACCACGAAGCGGTCAACCACAAAGAACAACCAACCGTCATCCTGGCCAAGACCATCAAGGGTTATGGCACCGGTGCCGGCGAAGCGAAAAACACGGCGCACAACACCAAGAAAGTCGACGTCGACAGCCTGAAGTTGTTCCGCGATCGTTTCGACATCCCGGTCAAGGACGAAGAGCTGGAGAACCTGCCGTTCTTCAAGCCAGAGCCAAACAGCGCCGAAGCCCGCTACCTGAGCGAGCGTCGTGCAGCCCTGGGCGGTTTCGTACCGCAGCGCCGCGCGCAGAGCTTCAGCGTACCGACCCCGGACCTGGACACCCTCAAGGCCATCCTCGATGGTTCGGGCGACCGTGAAATTTCCACCACCATGGCCTTCGTGCGGATCCTCGCGCAACTGGTCAAGGACAAGGAAATCGGCCCGCGCATCGTGCCGATCATCCCGGACGAAGCCCGTACCTTCGGTATGGAAGGCATGTTCCGTCAGCTGGGCATCTACTCCTCCGTCGGCCAGCTCTACGAGCCAGTCGATAAAGACCAGGTGATGTTCTACAAGGAAGACCAGAAAGGTCAGATCCTTGAAGAAGGCATCAACGAAGCAGGCGCCATGAGCTCCTTCATCGCTGCCGGTACTTCGTATTCCAGCCACAACCAGCCGATGCTGCCGTTCTACATCTTCTACTCGATGTTCGGCTTCCAGCGTATCGGTGACCTGGCCTGGGCCGCTGGCGACAGCCGTACCCGTGGCTTCCTGATCGGCGGCACCGCCGGCCGTACCACCCTGAACGGCGAAGGCCTGCAGCACGAAGACGGTCACAGCCACCTGCTGGCCGCGACCATCCCGAACTGCCGCACCTACGATCCGACCTACGGCTACGAGCTGGCGGTGATCATTCAGGACGGCATGAAGAAGATGACCGAAGAACAACAGGACATCTTCTACTACATCACCGTGATGAACGAGTCGTACCAGCAGCCAGCCATGCCGGCCGGTGCCGAAGAAGGCATCAAGAAAGGCATGTACCTGCTCGAAGAAGACACCCGCGATGCAGCGCACCATGTACAGCTGATGGGCTCCGGCACCATCCTGCGTGAAGTGCGTGAAGCGGCGAAGATCCTGCGTGAAGAGTTCAACATCGGCGCTGACGTATGGAGCGTCACCAGCTTCAACGAACTGCGTCGCGACGGCCTGGCCGTAGAGCGCAGCAACCGTCTCAAGCCTGGCCAGAAGCCCAAGCAGAGCTATGTTGAAGAGTGCCTGAGCGGCCGTAAGGGGCCGGTCATTGCCTCTACCGACTACATGAAGCTGTTCGCCGAGCAGATCCGTCAGTGGGTACCGTCCAAGGAATTCAAAGTCCTGGGCACCGACGGTTTCGGCCGCAGCGACAGCCGCAAGAAACTGCGTCATTTCTTCGAAGTCGACCGTCATTTCGTGGTGTTGGCAGCCCTGGAAGCACTGGCTGACCGTGGTGATATCGAACCTAAAGTGGTGGCCGAGGCCATCGTCAAGTTCGGCATCGACCCGGAAAAACGCAACCCACTGGACTGCTGA
- the glnE gene encoding bifunctional [glutamate--ammonia ligase]-adenylyl-L-tyrosine phosphorylase/[glutamate--ammonia-ligase] adenylyltransferase: MTLPVLAELPAILLPLVTRSEQSFRTAVAALEDDLGFSNWTPERWAQFARVSAASDFVIEQSVRDPLMLLSLVQSGELDRPFAPGELCAQIAAAVNTAQSEDELSRVLRRQRARHQVRIIWRDLNRQADLVQTCRDLSDMADATIDQAYQWLYSRHCQQFGTPTGRRSGLPQQMVILGMGKLGAVELNLSSDIDLIFAYPEGGETVGVKRALDNQEFFIRLGQRLIKALDPMTVDGFVFRVDMRLRPYGSSGALVLSFNALEQYYQDQGRDWERYAMIKARVVAGDQAAGAQLLDMLRPFVYRRYLDFSAIEALRTMKQLIQQEVRRKGMADNIKLGSGGIREVEFIAQAFQLIHGGRDLSLQQRPLLKVLSTLEGQGYLPPAVISELREGYEFLRYTEHAIQAIADRQTQMLPDSAQDQARIAFMLGFADWDAFHEKLMFWRGRVAWHFAQVIADPDEEEGAGCEVVVGGEWLPLWEEEQDEEAACRQLEEGGFADATKALKALASLRGSPQLRAMQRLGRERLDAFIPRLLAQAVEHDNPDLVLERVLPLVEAVARRSAYLVLLTENPGALRRLLTLCAASPWIAEQITRFPLLLDELLNEGRLFKPPLAPELAAELRERLTRIPEDDLEQQMEALRHFKLAHRLRVAASEIAGSLPLMKVSDYLTWLAEAILEQVLALAWRQTVAKYGTPLRTDGSLCDPGFIIVGYGKVGGLELGHGSDLDLVFIHDGDPQAETDGPKPIDGAQFFTRLGQRIIHLLTAQTNSGQLYEVDMRLRPSGASGLLVSSLGAFERYQENEAWTWEHQALVRARVLVGSQDVGQAFEKVRAQVLGKARDLAKLQQEVSEMRAKMRDNLGSKSTAAGTAANAFEATAPFDLKQDAGGIVDIEFMVQYAALAWSHSHPPLLRWTDNIRILEELEHEGLMPAEDASLLREAYKAYRSAAHRQALQKDAGVIAGDQFVEERRQVLRIWKELGLS; this comes from the coding sequence ATGACCCTGCCCGTGCTTGCCGAACTCCCCGCCATTCTCTTGCCGTTGGTCACTCGATCCGAGCAGTCGTTCCGTACGGCCGTCGCCGCGCTGGAAGACGATCTCGGCTTCTCCAACTGGACGCCGGAACGCTGGGCGCAATTCGCCCGCGTCAGTGCCGCCAGCGATTTCGTCATTGAACAGAGCGTTCGTGACCCTTTGATGTTGCTGTCTCTGGTGCAGTCCGGTGAGCTCGACCGGCCGTTCGCACCGGGTGAATTGTGCGCGCAGATTGCCGCCGCCGTGAACACCGCGCAAAGCGAAGACGAACTCAGTCGCGTCCTGCGCCGCCAGCGCGCCCGCCATCAAGTGCGGATCATCTGGCGTGACCTCAACCGTCAGGCCGATCTGGTGCAGACCTGCCGCGACCTTTCCGACATGGCCGACGCCACCATCGACCAGGCCTACCAATGGCTGTACAGCCGCCATTGCCAGCAATTCGGCACGCCGACCGGCCGGCGCAGCGGTTTGCCGCAGCAGATGGTCATTCTCGGCATGGGCAAGCTCGGCGCGGTCGAGCTGAACCTGTCTTCGGACATCGACCTGATCTTCGCCTACCCCGAGGGCGGCGAAACCGTCGGCGTGAAACGCGCGCTGGATAATCAGGAATTCTTCATTCGTCTCGGTCAGCGCCTGATCAAGGCCCTCGACCCGATGACCGTCGACGGCTTCGTGTTCCGCGTCGACATGCGCCTGCGCCCGTACGGTTCGTCCGGCGCGCTGGTGCTGAGCTTCAATGCACTGGAGCAGTATTACCAGGATCAGGGCCGCGACTGGGAACGCTACGCGATGATCAAGGCGCGGGTGGTGGCCGGCGATCAAGCGGCCGGCGCGCAGTTGCTCGACATGCTGCGCCCGTTCGTTTACCGGCGTTATCTGGACTTCTCGGCGATCGAAGCGCTGCGCACCATGAAGCAACTGATCCAGCAGGAAGTACGGCGCAAGGGCATGGCCGACAACATCAAACTCGGCTCCGGCGGTATCCGCGAGGTCGAGTTCATCGCCCAGGCCTTCCAGTTGATCCACGGCGGGCGCGACCTCAGCCTGCAACAGCGTCCTCTATTAAAGGTGCTGAGCACGCTGGAAGGCCAGGGCTACCTGCCACCGGCGGTGATCAGCGAGCTGCGCGAAGGTTACGAATTCCTGCGTTACACCGAGCACGCGATCCAGGCGATTGCCGATCGCCAGACCCAGATGTTGCCGGACAGCGCTCAGGATCAGGCACGGATCGCGTTCATGCTCGGTTTCGCCGATTGGGACGCCTTCCACGAAAAACTGATGTTCTGGCGCGGCCGGGTGGCCTGGCACTTCGCGCAGGTAATTGCCGATCCCGATGAAGAAGAGGGCGCCGGCTGTGAAGTGGTGGTGGGCGGTGAGTGGTTGCCGCTGTGGGAAGAGGAGCAGGACGAAGAGGCTGCTTGCCGACAGCTCGAAGAGGGTGGCTTTGCCGATGCGACCAAGGCCCTGAAAGCACTGGCGAGTTTGCGTGGCAGCCCGCAGTTGCGCGCGATGCAGCGGCTGGGTCGCGAGCGTCTCGATGCGTTTATTCCGCGCCTGCTGGCGCAGGCGGTTGAGCATGACAACCCGGATCTGGTGCTGGAGCGGGTGCTGCCGCTGGTCGAAGCCGTGGCCCGACGTTCGGCTTATTTAGTGTTGCTGACGGAAAACCCCGGCGCCCTGCGGCGCTTGCTGACGCTGTGTGCGGCCAGTCCGTGGATTGCCGAACAGATCACCCGTTTCCCGCTGCTGCTCGACGAGTTGCTCAATGAAGGCCGGCTGTTCAAGCCACCCTTGGCGCCGGAGCTGGCCGCCGAGCTGCGCGAGCGCCTTACGCGAATTCCCGAAGACGACCTCGAACAACAGATGGAAGCGCTGCGGCATTTCAAACTGGCGCACCGCTTGCGCGTTGCCGCCTCGGAAATCGCCGGCAGCCTGCCGTTGATGAAAGTCAGCGATTACCTGACCTGGCTCGCCGAAGCGATTCTCGAGCAAGTGCTGGCGCTGGCCTGGCGTCAGACGGTGGCCAAGTACGGCACGCCGCTGCGCACTGACGGCAGCTTGTGCGATCCCGGCTTCATCATTGTCGGTTATGGCAAAGTCGGCGGGCTGGAACTGGGGCATGGTTCGGACCTCGACCTGGTGTTCATCCATGACGGCGATCCGCAGGCGGAAACCGACGGGCCGAAGCCGATCGATGGCGCGCAGTTCTTCACCCGGTTGGGGCAGCGGATCATTCACTTGCTGACGGCGCAGACCAACTCCGGCCAGTTGTACGAAGTGGACATGCGCCTGCGGCCGTCTGGTGCGTCAGGGTTGTTGGTCAGCTCGCTCGGTGCTTTCGAGCGCTATCAGGAAAATGAAGCCTGGACGTGGGAGCATCAGGCCCTGGTGCGGGCGCGAGTGCTGGTCGGCAGTCAGGATGTCGGCCAGGCGTTCGAAAAAGTCCGCGCGCAGGTTTTGGGCAAGGCGCGGGATCTGGCGAAGCTGCAGCAGGAAGTCAGCGAGATGCGCGCCAAGATGCGCGATAACCTCGGCAGCAAGAGCACGGCGGCCGGTACCGCGGCAAATGCCTTCGAGGCCACGGCGCCGTTCGACCTCAAGCAGGACGCCGGAGGTATCGTCGATATTGAATTTATGGTGCAATACGCGGCCCTGGCGTGGTCGCACAGCCACCCGCCATTGCTGCGCTGGACCGATAACATCCGCATTCTGGAAGAGCTGGAACACGAAGGGCTGATGCCTGCCGAAGACGCCAGCCTGTTGCGCGAGGCCTATAAAGCCTACCGCTCCGCCGCTCACCGGCAGGCCTTGCAGAAGGACGCCGGGGTGAT